AATCCTGAGCTAGGCTTGTTTCTTCTCCAATTTCAAAGGGTTCCAGTGCCAGCTGGCACTCCCCATTTCGTTCTACTTTGAAGTTCCCCAGGCACCAATACAGATACAAGAAAGAACACAGAGCTGGTTGGACCCTGTTCTTGAACTGGTTTCGATGGTGACGAGGAATAATGAGGGGAGTTGTTGAAGCGGAGAACCGGTACTCGCCATAGTCAGAGTGCTTCAGGAGCTTCAACTTCTGACAGTTCTTGAACCTCTTGAGGAGCTTTGGCAATATGGGTTTTCTTAATCTGTGGATGAGAAGAGAGAGTCTGAGGAGATGAAGGGAGACTTTGTGGAAAAAGGGTGATGCTTTTCTGGGCATTTTTGGAAGAAGATGGAAGGAGAAAGAAGTAGCAGCAACAGCAGTGAGACATGGTGAAGAGTGAAGAAGGAAGAGTGCTTTAAGGTTAGAAAAAGGTGGAGAGATCGAAGCCAAGCTGTAAAAGATGTGGTCGGTTGTGTTTTGTAGTTAACATGTTGAAGGAACGTGCAGAACTAGCCGTTGAACCTCTCATGGCTCCGCTTTCCCTCCAAATTCACTTTTTCCATTCACTCTTCCAActatctatatttttttggttaacATGTTATCCTAAATTTTTTACTACACTTTAAATCAGAATACATGTCATTTTTTATCTAAGTTTAGAgtatgataatataataaaaaataagtaatgaattaattaaaaaagacacatatatataattaaaatattatcaaaaaatattcatgtccaaatatttttttacatatttttctccCATTTGAACTCTCAGCCACCGTCACAAAGTCTTGTTTTCATCTTTCTCAATCTACATTACTTTCCAATAACCAATATTGATACCTAATgactaatattattatttgagacaagatagttttttttttttttatctctgaGGTggttaatgaaaattaaatttgtgacaattttttatatgattaaattttataataaataaatattttgaatttggaaaattatgacATTTAAAATGGTTTGGTTAAttgttcattatattttttaaaacattaatacagaaatttggaaataaaaaaaaatatgtttttttcgtAAACTTTATCCGATCACACACGATATGACTAAAAAAACATTCTGAAATAATATTCAGAttcacattaaaataaattgtttccTTATCATTAAAGACGGTGTTTTAGGAATctattagaaaattatttaaaagtcttatggattttttttcttttcttcattttaaagtTCGTTTTGTAATTttctgtaaaattaaaattcgttTGTGTATTAaactttgatttattttaattgtattttttaaaaatataaataaatatagtttttttaattcaaaagtattaaaaaaagtttacatGATGAATCACGTTTCAAacctatatatttaaattgaaacatGTTAAATTGAAACtgataaaaacaaatcaaatgctagtctaaaacattatttaatatataaaaaatttaaaatatttatgttaaaaatattaatataaattttaaagtttgagatcaaattatattaaaatttagaataatgaaaaattataattttaaaacaaattttaaaaattacaaacataTCTAACtcttttcaatttgattttttttaatgttttatatattttttaaagctatatttaccatttttttttcctttttttgaaTGTATGGGTTAGAAGATGATTgagaataaacaaattttattgaatacatttttaattaggttaagatttatatcttttatttggtTTTCAAGATTTATTGTCTCTTTTTAGTCTCATGTTTGAATTGTTGTATATATAACAAGTtgataaaggaaaaataaatcttattagTTGGAATTTACAGTAACCCGCtttgttatttataaatgaTCTAGAATATTTATAAGGATTCTCAACCCAAGGtagaatcatatttttttttaatatcaagcAAGGGTACGTGAAATTGAAagcaattgaaaattttgaagtttagatgattcaaaatttaatttttataatttaatatacaggattattttatcttatattacTGAAATATAGTTACGTTTGGATTTGTAGAGTTAagattttattcaatatttgaGTTGAATTATTACGTGTAATGATACAATTTTGCGAAAAATTTGGAATCCTTTTTAATgcattagataaaaatataatttgatatcaCTTACAATAAATTTAGATTTGTTCTCTGAGTTAAAttgatatgaattttttttagtttatggttattctttaaatatttactttttttttttaaatttacggttatgtaaacaatatattttatttaaactagtAAAAACACATGTATCATGTgtatgcatatttacttttttataacagtaaaaaataataaaattattatgactgttattattataattatataaattatttttataattttattataagtagttttgtttagttaattttttaattacaaaatagttaaatttttaaaaaataaagtcgaaaaaacaattaaattttttaaaaaattatttagaagataaaattaataaaataatgactttgttaaaaatattattaaaaaattgaaaaaaaatgaatacatagaaataatattattttttgtatataagtATATACTAAGTTATACTTTGATACTATTTCAAACAATAAAGGTTGATTACTGAAATTATAAGTTgttattatcataaattttttcaataatgaacaattttaaaaacaataaataattaattattataaaaattaatttatatataaatttataaattaaaaattattagtaactaaaatagtttaaaaaaattataattagttattggtaactaaaataatttatataagattaattgatctttaaattaattattaatattaattatcaaaattttggtTAGTAAAACCATTGatctataaattaatcttaaaattattttttgtaactaaaattgattataatttaataaatttaaattgataaatgattatttagatgttaaattaacatttaagaCCCAAATTGCCTCTTCAAATTAtctttaaactatattttaattatttttatttattattcgtACTTAATTAGGGTTTACCTATAgtgtaaaattgaatataaatatataaatatgtataaaagaaagagaagtgaatATTTGTATTGTTCAAAAGTGAGAGATTATGACGTGTTGAGTTACGTGTGGGAGACACCATCGGTGAGTGTGAAACCATTGGAGGTTTGGTCAGTGTGGTGTGTGAAAATGACATGTGTGAGGTGGCATCATGAATCGTCATGCACGtgttttttatctcttattttaatGGAGCAATGGTTAAATGCTTGAAGAGagaaatcataaattgtttatattaatttagaattagaatgtaacaaaggaaaaagaagcgGTAACCTAGCACATGGGATTGGGATTTCGAAAGaggttgttttcttttctttcccttCACACAATCCTTTCTTATTCATTCCatcacaatatttttatttatttattcattataatgCATAGAGAATTCCTCTCATAACctcatcaaattttattaattcattcaaaatttgtttttaaagatattatataaatattgtaatactttatttaacttttttttaagtaattgttattatcatcttttatttgttctttcttattttaatgGCTTTAAATGTAGTTTTGATGAAAGTTTATTTAGATAATAGTTGTtttgaaatagtttaaaaaGAAGTGTAAAACCATAGttatgagaaaatgaaaaattactaattttagtaaaagttgtttttgattttttaacttttaatctaAGCATATGATTTTTTAACCcaatatctttataaatattatagtttattcTTAAAAGTTTGTTATGAATTACATTTAAATATGATTGATCAATATAACTCAATATAAATTGTTATCTTCAATATTTGttgcaaaataatttatattttatgaattattttttaagtttgtttccatatattatatcatgtgaaaaatatgttgaatattaatgatatttttttaatagattattactatatttacagttttaatttattgtaatgtATACTTTTGTATATTTAACTTTGATACTTCAGataatttcagaaaattaattaatgctATGAATAATTATGACTTAAATTATAAGCATATATGAAGTGTATAATTCTTTTGGGTTCATTAAGTTTGAAATGATTTATGATTCATGATggaatgtatatatatactaatgaaaaaatatatattataataaaagtatcCAATTTCACTAATAACTTAAGTTATCAGCATTGAGAAATACTCAGTTGAGAAATTTATCTTATAGTCAAAAAACATGCACATCTGAAAAGGTAATCAAAATATATGCTTTGAACTTGTCTTGATCACTTAGAACAAAATGCATGTTAAAGTTATTGAtgaatataaattcatatatatgtaaacaaatatatatatatatatatatatatatatatatatctatatatctatatatatatattagatgttCAAAGTTATTGATTAATTGAAATATGTCatcaaagttatttttatccctgtatttttttttattgtaattgcaaccagattgaaaataaaaaccaagttACAGGggatttaatttttcttaaggagttaagatttgaaatttttggtgaatcaaatatataatttaagtataaattgTTGGAATGTATGCATATATCTATCTATTTATCTTTTAGagttaattttacttttaatcttaCTTTTATCTATCTtgtattattacttttatctttttattcatttttatattatttgaatatatatttattcttttagtgtttatgtttattctctttatcttttataatttttttgaatttattttttcttttattatttgttttattataatcacaactaaatcaatttttttcctaatcTCGTAAGGTTAGTCAAAAgctttatacatatatatatatatatatatatatatatatatatatatatatatatatatatatatatatatatatataattctctagctaaatttttttatttgatgtttagaattaaaaagttgtttttattcACTTGTAAACTAGCTACCTTCAGTCTTCTCCACAAGAAGATTTTATcacaataatttataaaaatatttttttcaaaaaaattctcGAACCTTTTCCAACAATTCATGAACAACAATTATTCAAGAAACAAAAAACCGCTGAAAAGttaatataactaaataagattctaagagaaaaatatactacatagtgaatttttatattgatttaacCATGAAATCAATCAAACCCTTGAATTATTAAGTTAGGTATTTGATCGTGATTAACattaaattgagataaaaaccaatttatttagttttaattgcttaagattttatcttattattttgtcTGTAATTACAATTCTCTCGCTGTAAACTTTAACTGTTCTATCTCCTCgtagttttatctttttctatcCTATTTTTATCCCTGTGcctgtttattttatattcctatgtttatcttta
This genomic interval from Vigna radiata var. radiata cultivar VC1973A chromosome 8, Vradiata_ver6, whole genome shotgun sequence contains the following:
- the LOC106771664 gene encoding uncharacterized protein LOC106771664, yielding MPRKASPFFHKVSLHLLRLSLLIHRLRKPILPKLLKRFKNCQKLKLLKHSDYGEYRFSASTTPLIIPRHHRNQFKNRVQPALCSFLYLYWCLGNFKVERNGECQLALEPFEIGEETSLAQDLFEYGSGDEGESVDQKAEKFIQSFYQQMRMQRQESL